A single genomic interval of Antarcticibacterium arcticum harbors:
- a CDS encoding LytR/AlgR family response regulator transcription factor yields the protein MEETLLKCAVVDDSSLQRLSLVKLIKDHPNLKLVAEYNNAIETKNGLLDTEVDLIFLDIEMPILTGFELLDDLPNKPQIIFVTGKTKYAFKAFDYDAVDYIHKPVNRERFNNAVSKAINLYNLKHNGTPIEDENFIFVKSNLKNRKVFLNKLKYIEALGDYVKFVTEKDTFVVLATMKSFENQLPPEQFLRIHKSYIVNLEKVERYNSKNIEIDKQQLPLSRHKKSNLIEALSAMQD from the coding sequence GTGGAAGAAACTCTACTTAAATGTGCTGTGGTTGATGACTCAAGTTTACAACGTTTATCCCTTGTAAAATTGATCAAAGACCATCCCAATTTAAAATTGGTAGCCGAATACAATAATGCGATTGAAACTAAGAACGGCCTGCTTGACACAGAGGTTGATCTTATTTTCCTTGATATTGAAATGCCTATTCTCACAGGTTTTGAATTATTAGATGATCTTCCCAATAAACCACAAATCATTTTTGTTACCGGAAAGACCAAATATGCCTTCAAAGCTTTTGATTATGATGCGGTAGACTATATTCATAAACCCGTGAACAGGGAACGATTTAATAATGCTGTTTCCAAAGCAATTAATCTTTATAATTTAAAACACAATGGCACTCCTATAGAAGATGAGAATTTCATCTTTGTGAAAAGTAATTTAAAGAACCGGAAGGTATTTTTAAATAAGCTTAAATATATTGAGGCCCTGGGGGATTATGTAAAATTTGTAACAGAGAAAGATACTTTTGTAGTTCTTGCTACTATGAAATCTTTTGAAAACCAATTACCTCCTGAGCAATTTTTACGAATTCACAAATCCTATATTGTGAACCTGGAGAAAGTAGAGCGATACAACAGTAAGAATATCGAAATAGATAAACAACAATTACCACTAAGCAGGCATAAAAAATCCAATCTAATTGAAGCTTTAAGTGCAATGCAGGATTAG
- the rpsF gene encoding 30S ribosomal protein S6 codes for MNHYETVFILNPVLSDDQIKETVKKYEDFLVSNGAEMVSKENWGLKKLAYPIQHKKSGFYHLFEFKAPGEVINPLEVEFRREERMMRYLTVRLDKHAIAWAEKRRNRNKEKA; via the coding sequence ATGAATCATTATGAAACTGTTTTCATCTTGAATCCCGTTTTATCTGATGACCAGATAAAGGAAACAGTAAAGAAATACGAAGATTTTCTTGTTTCTAACGGTGCTGAGATGGTATCCAAAGAAAATTGGGGGCTTAAAAAACTGGCTTACCCAATTCAACACAAAAAAAGTGGTTTTTACCATTTATTTGAATTCAAAGCTCCGGGAGAGGTTATCAATCCTCTTGAAGTAGAATTTAGAAGAGAAGAGCGCATGATGCGTTACCTTACTGTACGGTTAGATAAGCATGCGATCGCCTGGGCAGAAAAGAGAAGAAACAGAAACAAAGAAAAAGCGTAG